In Thermodesulfobacteriota bacterium, one genomic interval encodes:
- a CDS encoding type II toxin-antitoxin system prevent-host-death family antitoxin encodes MHTISYTAARANLAKTMKHVCEDHEPVIISRQQEEPVVMLSLADFNSLEETAYLLRSPENARRLLESIAEVAKGGGAEQVLAE; translated from the coding sequence ATGCATACCATCAGCTACACGGCTGCACGCGCCAATCTGGCCAAGACCATGAAACATGTCTGCGAGGACCACGAACCGGTCATCATCTCCCGGCAGCAGGAAGAGCCGGTGGTGATGCTGTCCCTTGCCGATTTCAACTCTCTGGAGGAAACCGCCTACCTGCTGCGCAGCCCGGAAAACGCCCGCCGGCTCCTGGAATCCATCGCCGAGGTGGCCAAAGGCGGTGGTGCCGAGCAGGTGCTTGCCGAATGA